The Pantoea vagans genome contains the following window.
ACCGACTCTGTGGTACTGCGCGGCGGATTATATCTTCCAGCGCGGCGAAGCCATTCCTTTGGTTCTGCTGGATGAGCCAAGCCCTTATCGTGACATGGCGATCGACCATCTCAACGAAGCGGGTATCCCTTGGCGCATCTCTTATGTTGCCTCAACGCTGGCTGCGGTGCGTGCTGCTGTTAAAGCCGGTTTAGGTGTTACAGCGCGTCCTGTAGAGATGATGAGCCCAGAATTGCGTGTTATGGGTGCGGCGGAAGGTCTGCCGGTTCTGCCGGACACACAGTATCTGTTATGCCGCAATCCAGACAGCGATAATGAACTGGCATTGGCCATCTTCAATGCGATGCAGTCGACCAATGATCCTTACAATCTGAGTGCAAATCCAGACGGTTCTCTGCTGCTGGATGACGAAGAGTAAGGATGGCAATAACGGGTCATTCCTCGCAAATGGAATGCCGTTCAATTGTTAAAACATAGAAAAAAAAGCCTTAGACTGATGAATATCAGCTAAGGCTTTTTTTATGCCTGTTAACTTGCGTTTTTTGACGCTATTTAAGTTACATAATTTCCCTTGTTTCCGAAAAAATGAAATGCGTTCCATTTTTAACCAGAGTGGAATCTTTTTATCATTTCGTGCCATCTTTTCCAGGGCATTTACCTGTGCCGATCGGCGTTTTTTCCGGCAAAAAACACCATTCTGTGTCTTAGATCAAAAAAATACCCCCTCTAAGGGGGGGGAAATCCCCGCAAGACCTGTCAAAATATGATTGTTAAATGCACGATCCATGCATGTGAATACCCGCTACACTAAAATTAACCTCACAAACTGAAGCGATTTAGCTGGCATGAAGGGGTTCATTTGTTAATAATATGATTCTGGTGTTAATTAATGTTTGAATGCTTTTGTCAAAGTTGACAAAAGGTTATAGAAAGGAGTAAAAAACCCCATAAAAGTGCTGCTTATTTGATAATGACAGCATAGTTTATAAGGTTTTTATCCTTCCCTTGAATCGATGTGGTGTGTTTGCTGCAACAGTGCAGGATGCCAACGCCACTTTTGATGAGTAAGCAAAGAGTATGTCGACAACTACAGAAGTGATCGCTCATCACTGGGCATTTATTGTTTTTATTGTTATCGCGTTTGGCCTGTGCGCCTTTATGTTGACCGGTGGTTGGCTGTTAGGTGGCCGTGCACGAGCGCGTCACAAAGACACCCCGTTTGAATCGGGTATCGAATCCGTTGGTGATACCCATATACGCCTCTCCGCTAAATTCTATCTGGTTGCGATGTTCTTCGTTATTTTCGACGTCGAAGCCCTCTATTTATACGCATGGTCGACCTCAATCCGCGAAAGCGGATGGGTGGGCTTTGTCGAAGCCGCAATTTTCATTTTGGTGCTCTTGGCTGGCTTGGTTTATCTGGTGCGCATTGGTGCGCTGGATTGGGCCCCTGCGCGTCGTCGCGTCGTGGTCAAATCAATCCCGGTTAGTCACAACCACACCAACCCTCATAAGCAGTAAAAGCGAGGCAATAACATGGACTACACGCTGACACGCGTAGACCCGAACGGCGGCGGTGATAACGATCGTTATCCTTTGCAGAAACAGGAGATTGTGACCGATCCCCTGGAGCAGCACGTTCATCGCAGCGTCTATATGGGCAAGCTCGAACACGCCCTGCATGACATGGTGAACTGGGGTCGTAAAAACTCTCTCTGGCCTTATAACTTCGGCCTTTCCTGTTGCTACGTGGAAATGACCACGTCATTCACTGCGGTGCATGACGTGGCGCGTTTTGGTGCGGAAGTTATGCGTGCCTCTCCTCGTCAGGCTGACTTTATGGTGATCGCCGGTACGCCATTTACCAAAATGGCGCCGGTTATTCAGCGTTTGTATGACCAGATGCTGGAACCAAAGTGGGTGATCTCAATGGGTGCCTGTGCCAACTCGGGCGGCATGTACGACATCTATTCCGTGGTACAGGGCGTGGATAAATTCCTGCCTGTCGACGTGTACATCCCTGGCTGTCCGCCGCGTCCAGAAGCCTACATGCAAGCGCTGCTGCTGCTGCGTGAATCCATTGGTAAAGAGCGCCGTCCATTGTCGTGGGTGGTGGGTGATCAGGGTGTTTATCGCGCCAATATGCAGCCAGAGCGTGAAAGAAAACGCGGCGAGCGCATTGCCGTGACTAACCTGAGAACGCCAGACGAAGTCTAAGCTTCCCGTACACGGATGGCACAGCGGCCGCAGCAGAACATCACAATTTAATGTGCGCCGCCATCCTGACGCCTTCTTTTGAGTGCCTGATAACAGGCCGGAATGGTGAGTAACGTATGACAGATTTAACCACGCAAGATCTCGCACAGCCGTCATGGCAAACCCGCGATCACCTGGACGATCCAGTGGTCGGCGAGCTGCGTAACCGTTTTGGGCCGGATGCCTTTACCGTTCAGGCCACCCGCACCGGCATTCCGGTGGTTTGGGTGAAGCGTGAACAGTTACTGGAAATTGTCGAATTCCTGCGTAAGCTGCCGAAGCCGTATGTCATGCTGTATGACTTACATGGTTTCGATGAGCGTTTACGTACCCACCGCGCAGGCTTACCTGCCGCGGATTTTTCCGTTTTCTATCACCTGCTTTCGATTGAACGCAACCGTGACATCATGCTCAAGGTGGCGTTGTCTGAAAACGATCTGAATGTGCCGACCATCACCAAAATCTTTGCCAATGCCAACTGGTATGAGCGCGAAACCTGGGAGATGTTTGGTATCACCTTCAATGGCCACCCGCACCTGACGCGCATCATGATGCCACAGACTTGGGAAGGCCATCCGCTGCGCAAAGATTACCCGGCGCGCGCGACCGAATTCGATCCGTTTGAACTGACTAAACAGAAAGAAGATCTGGAGATGGAGGCGCTGACCTTCAAGCCTGAAGACTGGGGCATGAAGCGCAGTACCACCAATGAGGACTTTATGTTCCTCAACCTGGGTCCTAACCACCCCTCTGCGCACGGTGCATTCCGTATCATCCTGCAGTTGGATGGTGAAGAGATCGTCGACTGCGTACCGGATGTCGGTTACCACCACCGTGGTGCTGAGAAGATGGGCGAGCGTCAGTCATGGCACAGTTACATTCCGTACACCGACCGCATCGAGTATCTCGGCGGCTGTGTGAACGAAATGCCTTACGTACTGGCGGTGGAAAAACTGGCCGGTATCACCGTGCCGGATCGCGTTAACGTGATCCGCGTGATGCTGTCTGAGCTGTTCCGCATCAACAGCCACTTGCTGTACATCTCCACCTTCATTCAGGACGTCGGCGCAATGACGCCGGTGTTCTTCGCCTTTACCGACCGTCAGAAAATTTATGACGTGGTCGAAGCGATTACCGGTTTCCGCATGCACCCCGCCTGGTTCCGTATTGGCGGCGTGGCACATGACCTGCCGAAAGGCTGGGAGCGTCTGCTGCGCGAATTCCTCGACTGGATGCCAAAGCGTCTGAAAGAGTATGACAAAGCGGCACTGCGCAATACCGTATTGATGGGCCGTTCACAAGGTGTGGCAGCTTACAACATGGACGAAGCACTGGCGTGGGGCACCACCGGTGCTGGCCTGCGTGCCACCGGGCTGGACTTCGACGTGCGTAAATGGCGTCCATACTCAGGCTATGAAAACTTCGATTTCGAGATCCCGGTTGGTGCTGGCATCAGTGATGCCTACACCCGCGTTCAGCTGAAAATGGAAGAGATGTGGCAGTCACTGCGTATTCTGGAACAGTGTCTGAAAAACATGCCGGAAGGCCCGTTCAAAGCGGATCATCCGCTGACCACGCCGCCGCCAAAAGAGCGCACGCTGCAACACATCGAAACCCTGATCACTCACTTCCTGCAGGTGTCGTGGGGCCCCGTCATGCCGGCCAACGAATCCTTCCAGATGATCGAGGCGACCAAAGGGATCAACAGCTACTACCTGACCAGCGATGGCAGCACCATGAGCTACCGCACCCGCGTGCGCACGCCAAGCTTCCCGCACCTGCAGCAGATCCCATCCGTGATCCGCGGCAGCCTGGTATCCGACTTGATCGTTTACCTCGGTAGTATCGATTTTGTTATGTCAGACGTGGACCGCTAATCATGCACGATCAAAAAATTGCTATTCACACTATCGACCCTGATGAGGTCTTTGTGCTGAGCGAGACCGAGCACCACGCTATCGAGCACGAAAAACACCATTACGAAGATGCGCGCGCCGCCTCGATTGAAGCGTTGAAGATCGTGCAGAAACAGCGTGGTTGGGTGCCAGATGGTGCCATTAATGCCATTGCTGATGTGCTGGGCATTCCAGCCAGTGACGTGGAAGGTGTCGCCACCTTCTATAGCCAAATCTACCGCACGCCGGTTGGCCGTCATGTGATCCGTTACTGCGACAGTGTGGTATGTCACATCACCGGTTTCCAGGGCATTCAGGCTGCACTTGAGCAGAACCTGAACATCAAGCCAGGCCAGACCACAGCCGATGGCCGCTTCACGCTGCTGCCAACCTGCTGCCTGGGCAACTGTGATAAAGGCCCAACCATGATGGTGGATGAAGATACCCACGTTCATCTGACGCCGGAAGGCATCGCCAACCTGCTGGAGCAGTATCAATGACCATTAAACAGATCATTCGTACTGCGGAAACGCACCCTCTGACATGGCGTCTGCGCGACGACAAGCAGCCGGTGTGGATCGATGAATATCGCAGTAAAAACGGCTATGTCGGTGCGGAAAAAGCCTTAAAAGAATTCAGCCAGGACGAAATCGTGGCGGCGGTGAAAGACTCCGGTCTGAAAGGCCGTGGTGGTGCAGGCTTTAACACCGGCCTGAAATGGAGCCTGATGCCGAAAGACGAATCCATGAACATCCGTTACCTGCTGTGTAACGCCGATGAAATGGAGCCGGGCACCTATAAAGACCGCTTGCTGATGGAGCAGATGCCGCACCAACTGGTGGAAGGCATGCTGATCAGTGCGTTCGCTTTGAAGGCTTACCGTGGCTACATCTTCCTGCGTGGCGAGTACATCGAAGCGGCTGTTCATCTGCGCCGCGCGATTGCCGAAGCCACCGAAGCCGGCTACCTCGGTAAAAACATTCTCGGCACCGGATTCGATTTTGAGCTGATCGTGCACACCGGCGCAGGGCGTTATATCTGCGGTGAAGAAACGGCACTGATCAACTCGCTGGAAGGCCGCCGCGCGAATCCGCGCTCTAAGCCGCCATTCCCGGCGAGTGCGGGCGTTTGGGGCAAGCCAACCTGCGTTAACAACGTGGAAACCTTGTCCAACGTGCCTGCGATCTTCCTCAACGGCGTTGACTGGTACAAAAATATCTCTACCAGCGAAGACACCGGCACCAAAATGATGGGCTTCTCTGGCCGCGTGAAAAACCCAGGTGTGTGGGAACTGCCATTTGGCACCACCGCGCGTGAAATTCTGGAAGATTATGCGGGTGGCATGCGCGATGGCCTGAAATTCAAAGCCTGGCAGCCGGGCGGTGCGGGCACCGACTTCCTGACCGATCAGCATCTCGATCTGCCAATGGAATTTGCCAGCATCGGCAAAGCCGGAAGCCGTTTGGGTACCGCGCTGGCGATGGCGGTCGATCACGAGATCAACATGGTTTCACTGGTGCGTAACCTCGAAGAGTTCTTTGCGCGTGAATCCTGTGGCTGGTGTACGCCATGCCGTGATGGATTGCCGTGGAGCGTGAAGATCCTGCGTGCGCTGGAGCAGAAAAAAGGCCAGCCGGGTGATATCGAAACCCTGCAGCAGCTTTGCCGCCAGCTCGGTCCAGGTAAAACCTTCTGTGCCCACGCACCAGGTGCCGTTGAGCCATTGCAGAGCGCGATTAAATATTTCCGTGAAGAGTTTGAAGCCGGCATTGCGCCGCAGGTGTTTGGCAATACCCGATCGATCGGTGGTATTCAGCCCAACCTGCTGAAAGCGCGCTGGTAATCAGCCGCCGTACACGGAATTCACCCTGAGCCGACCCGGCTTAGGGGACAGAATTAGATGTTTAACGCTCGTCTTAGGGCGAGCCTTACGGAAGCATGTTCACTATGGCTACAATCCATGTAGACGGTAAAGAATATCATGTGAACGGAGCGGACAACCTGTTGCAGGCGTGTCTCTCTCTGGGCCTTGATATTCCTTATTTTTGCTGGCATCCGGCGCTGGGAAGCGTGGGAGCCTGCCGCCAGTGCGCGGTGAAGCAATTCCAGAATGCCGAAGATACCCGCGGTCGCCTTGTCATGTCCTGTATGACACCGGCGTCGGACGGCACCTTTATCTCCATCGACGATGGCGAAGCCAAAGAGTTTCGTGAAAGCGTGGTGGAATGGCTGATGACCAACCACCCGCACGACTGTCCGGTGTGCGAAGAGGGCGGTAACTGCCACCTGCAAGATATGACGGTAATGACCGGCCATAGCTTCCGTCGTTATCGCTTCACCAAACGTACTCACCAGAATCAGGATCTCGGCCCGTTCATCTCGCATGAAATGAACCGCTGTATCGCCTGTTATCGCTGTGTGCGTTACTACAAAGATTACGCAGACGGCAAAGATCTGGGCGTCTATGGTGCCCACGACAACGTCTACTTTGGCCGCCCGGAAGATGGCACGCTGGAGAGCGAATTCTCCGGTAACCTGGTCGAAATCTGCCCAACCGGCGTGTTCACGGATAAAACCCACTCAGAACGCTATAACCGTAAATGGGATATGCAGTTCGCGCCAAGCATCTGCCAGCAGTGCAGCGTGGGTTGTAACACCAGCCCTGGCGAACGTTACGGCGAACTGCGTCGTATCGAGAACCGTTACAACGGTACCGTTAACCACTACTTCCTGTGCGATCGCGGGCGTTTCGGTTACGGCTATGTGAACCGCAAGGATCGTCCACGTCATCCAGTACAGAAACGCGGCAACGATTGGGTCAGCCTCAATGCTGAACAAGCGGTCAATGCGGCAGCTGACGTACTGCGTCAGGCGAAAAAAGTGATCGGTATTGGTTCACCGCGCGCCAGCATTGAAAGCAACTTTGCGCTGCGTGAACTGGTCGGTGCAGAGAACTTCTCAACCGGTATGCCAGCAGGCGAACAGGCTCGCGTCGAGTTAATGCTGAAAGTGCTGCAGGAGGGCGGAATCTACACGCCTTCTCTGCGCGAAATTGAAAGCTACGATGCGGTACTGGTGTTGGGTGAAGACCTGACTCAAGTGGGTGCGCGCGTGGCGTTGTCTGTGCGTCAGGCAGTGAAAGGCAAAGCACGTGAAATGGCAGCCGCACAGAAAGTGGCCGACTGGCAGATCGCGGCGATCCTCAACATTGGCCAGCACGCCAAACATCCGCTGTTTGTCACCAACGTCGATGAAACCCGGCTGGATGACATCGCCGCGTGGAGCTATCGTGCACCGGTAGAAGACCAAGCGCGCCTTGGTTTTGCTATCGCTAATGCGCTGGATGAAACTGCACCTGCGGTAAATGGCTTCGACACTAAGCTGAACGGCAAGCTGGATGTGGTGGTACAGGCATTAGCGGGGGCGAAAAAACCGCTGATCATTTCCGGTACTCACTCCGGTAGCATTGCAATGATTGAAGCGGCCGCCAACGTAGCGAAAGCATTGAAAGGTCGCGGTGCCGATGTAGGTATCACCTTCCTCGCTGGCGCAGCGAACAGCTTTGGTCTCGGCCTGATGGGCGGACAATCGCTGGATAGCGCACTGGAACAGCTGGATAAAGGCGAAGCGGAAGCGCTGATCGTCTTAGAGAACGATCTCTACCGTCACGCGCCAAAAGCCACCGTTGATGCAGCACTGCACAACACCGCACACGTCATTGTGGTGGATCATCAACGTACCGCCACGCTGGAGAAAGCCGGCCTCGTGCTGTCAACTGCCAGCTTTGCGGAGAGCGACGGCACCTCGATCAACCAGGAAGGCCGTGCTCAGCGCTTCTTCCAGGTTTACGATCCCGCTTACTACGACAACAGCGTTGTCATGCTGGAGAGCTGGCGTTGGTTGCACTCGCTGCACAGCACGGTAGAAAGCCGTCAAATCGACTGGACGCTGCTTGATCACGTCATTGACGCCACCGTTGCGGCGCTGCCGCAGCTGAAAGGTATTAAAGACGCGGCACCGGATGCCAGCTTCCGTATCCGTGGTCAGAAACTGGCGCGTTCACCGCACCGTAACAGTGGCCGTACCGCCATGCGTGCCAATATCAGCGTGCACGAACCGCGCCAGCCGCAGGATAAAGACACCATGTTTGCCTTCTCGATGGAAGGTAACAACCAGCCAAGCGCACCGCGCTCGCAGATTCCATTTGCCTGGGCGCCAGGCTGGAACTCCCCGCAGGCATGGAACAAGTTCCAGGCTGAAGTGGGTGGCAAACTGCGTCATGGCGATCCGGGTGTGCGTCTGTTCGAAGCCGGTGAAGGCTCATTGCCTTGGTTCACTGCGGTACCAGAAAGCTTTGTTGAAGGCAGTCAATACCGCGTTGCGCCTTACTACCAATTGTTTGGTAGTGAAGAGATGACCCAGCGTTCACCGACCTTCCAGAAGCGTATGTCACCTGCCACATTGGTGATTAACCCTGCTGATGCGGAAAAACTGGGTGTGAACAACGGTTCTGCAGTTGAGCTGGTGTGTGCCGGTGAAACCTTGCGCCTGCCGGTCCGTTTCTCTGCTTCCTTGCAAGCAGGGCAGGTGGGGCTGCCGCTGGGAATGCCGGGTGTGCCGCCATTCCTCTCGGGCGCGCAAATTGACAAATTGCAGGAGGCCGCGCAATGAGCTGGCTGACACCGGACGTTATCGACATCCTTATCCAGATCCTGAAAACCATTGTGATCTTGCTGGTGGTGGTGGGTTGTGGTGCCTTCATGAGTTTCGCCGAGCGTCGTCTGCTCGGCTTATGGCAGAACCGTTACGGTCCGAACCGTGTGGGTTGGGGCGGCTCGCTGCAGCTGGCCGCCGACATGATCAAAATGTTCTTTAAAGAGGACTGGGTTCCGCCGTTCACCGATCGCTTCATCTTTACCCTGGCACCCGTGATTGCCTTTGTGTCACTGCTGCTGGCGTTTGCCATTGTGCCGGTTTCACCGACCTGGATGGTGACAGACCTGAACATCGGTTTGTTGTTCTTCCTGATGATGGCAGGTCTGGCCGTTTACGCCGTGCTGTTCGCCGGTTGGTCGAGTAACAACAAATACTCGCTGCTGGGTGCGATGCGTGCGTCGGCGCAAACGCTGAGCTACGAAGTGTTCCTTGGCCTGTCGCTGATGGGTGTGGTGGCGCAAGCCGGTTCGTTCAATATGAACGCCATCGTCGAAAGCCAGACGCATTTGTGGAACATCATTCCGCAGTTCTTTGGCTTTGTGACCTTCTGCATCGCGGGTGTTGCGGTTTGTCACCGTCACCCGTTTGACCAGCCAGAAGCGGAACAGGAACTGGCTGATGGTTACCACATTGAATATGCCGGTATGAAGTTCGGCCTGTTCTTTGTCGGTGAATACGTGGCCATAACCACGGTTTCAGCGCTGATTGTCACGCTGTTCTTCGGTGGCTGGCACGGTCCATTCCTGCCGCCATTCATCTGGTTCGCCCTGAAAACGGCGTTCTTTATGGTGATGTTTATCCTGATTCGTGCTGCGCTGCCGCGTCCACGTTATGACCAGGTGCTGTCGTTCGGCTGGAAAGTATGTCTGCCGTTGACGTTATTGAACCTGCTGGCGACCGCCGCAGTGATTCTGTACAGCGCGCAGTAAGGGGTTTTGAGATGACTTTAAAAGATATTGTCGTTGGCTTCGGCACGACAGTGCGCAGTATCTGGATGATAGGCATGCATGCCTTCGCCAAACGCGAAACCCAGATGTATCCAGAAGAGCCGGTATATCTGCCGCCGCGCTATCGTGGCCGTATTGTGTTGACGCGCGATCCGGACGGCGAAGAGCGCTGCGTTGCCTGTAACCTGTGTGCGGTAGCCTGCCCAGTGGGATGTATCTCACTGCAAAAAGCAGAAACTGTCGATGGTCGTTGGTATCCAGAATTTTTCCGCATCAACTTCTCACGCTGCATTTTCTGCGGTTTGTGTGAAGAGGCTTGCCCAACCACCGCAATCCAGCTGACCCCGGATTTTGAACTGGGTGAATTTAAGCGTCAGGACTTGGTGTATGAGAAGCAAGACTTGCTGATTTCCGGTCCGGGTAAATATCCGGAGTACAACTTCTATCGCATGGCGGGTATGGCGATCGACGGGAAAGAGAAAGGCGAAGCGGAAAACGAAGCCAAGCCAATCGACGTCAAAAGCTTGTTACCTTAAGGAGCCAGGTATGGAATTTGCGTTTTATCTTTGCGGACTGGTGGCGGTGTTGACGACATTGCGCGTCATCACGCACACCAATCCAGTACATGCGCTGCTGTACCTGATTGTTTCACTGCTGTCGATTGCGGGCGTGTTCTTCTCGATGGGAGCTTACTTTGCCGGTGCGCTGGAAATCATCGTCTACGCCGGTGCCATTATGGTGCTGTTCGTGTTCGTGGTGATGATGCTGAACCTGGGCAAAAGCCAGCAGGATCAGGAGCGTGAATGGCTGAAGCCTTCGCTGTGGATTGGACCTGGCATCGTTTCTCTGCTGTTGCTGGCGGTCATGATTTACGCCATCAGCACCGCGCAGGATCAAGGTATTGATGGCACCGTCATTGATGCGAAAGCGGTCGGTATCAGCCTGTTTGGCCCATACGTTCTGGCGGTTGAGCTGGCCTCAATGTTGCTGCTGGCCGGTCTGGTGGTAGCCTTCCATATCGGACGTGAAGAGCGTCAGGGCGAAGTGTTAAGCAATCGCCATGCTGATGCACATGCGAATAAGGAGGATCACGCATGATCCCGTTACAACACGGCCTGATGTTGGCCGCTGTGCTGTTTGTCCTTGGCCTGACCTCACTGGTGCTGCGTCGCAACCTGCTGTTTATGCTGATTGGTCTGGAGATCATGATCAACGCTGCTGCGCTGGCACTGGTGGTCGCGGGCAGTTACTGGGGACAAGCTGACGGCCAGGTCATGTACATTCTTGCCATCAGCCTTGCGGCGGCGGAAGCCAGTATTGGCCTGGCATTGTTGCTGCAGCTCTATCGTCGTCGTCAGACGTTGAACATTGACACAGTGAGCGAGATGCGCGGATGAATCTTCTCTATTTAACCGTATTATTTCCGCTGATTGGCTTTCTGCTATTAGCGTTTTCCCGTGGCCGTTGGTCGGAGAACCTGTCGGCAACGGTAGGAATGGGATCGGTGGGTCTTGCTGCACTGACTACCATTTATGTCGGCTTCGACTTCTTCAGTCACGGCCAGCAGCCGTTCACACAAGCATTGTGGACATGGATGCACGTTGGCACCTTTGATATCAAAGTCAATCTGGTGCTGGATGGCTTGTCATTGACCATGCTTTCCGTGGTCACCGGCGTCGGTTTCTTCATCCACATGTTTGCTTCCTGGTACATGCGTGGCGAAGAGGGCTATTCGCGCTTCTTCGCATACACCAACTTGTTCATCGCGAGCATGGTGGTGCTGGTATTAGCTGACAACCTGATGCTGATGTATCTCGGTTGGGAAGGCGTGGGCTTGTGCTCATACCTGCTAATTGGCTTCTACTACAGCAATCCCGAGAACGGCAAAGCGGCGATGAAAGCGTTCATTATTACTCGTGTCGGTGATGTGTTCCTTGCTTTCGCACTGTTCATTCTCTACAACGAGCTGGGCACGCTGAACTTCCGCGAGCTGGTGGAACTGGCACCGGCGCACTTTGCCGCTGACAACCACATGCTGCAATGGGCAACGCTGATGTTGCTGGGTGGTGCGGTTGGTAAATCTGCACAGCTGCCGCTGCAAACCTGGCTGGCCGATGCGATGGCGGGTCCAACCCCGGTTTCTGCATTGATCCACGCCGCCACCATGGTGACCGCGGGTGTCTACCTGATTGCCCGTTCACACGGCCTGTTCCTGTTAACGCCGGAAGTGCTGCATCTGGTCGGGATTGTCGGTGCGATTACCCTGGTACTGGCGGGTTTTGCGGCACTGGTACAGACCGACATCAAACGCGTGCTGGCTTACTCAACCATGAGTCAGATCGGCTACATGTTCCTCGCGCTTGGCGTGCAGGCATGGGACGCGGCGATTTTCCACTTGATGACGCACGCATTCTTTAAAGCACTGCTGTTCCTTTCTTCGGGTTCGGTCATTCTGGCCTGCCACCACGAGCAGAACATCTTCAAAATGGGCGGCCTGCGTAAGAGCATCCCATTGGTGTATACCTGCTTCCTGGTCGGCGGCGCAGCGCTGGCGGCACTGCCGCTGATCACCGCAGGTTTCTACAGTAAGGATGAAATCCTGTTTGGTGCGCTGGCGAATGGCCACATCAATCTGATGGTGGCGGGTCTGGTCGGTGCATTCCTGACCTCGATCTACACCTTCCGCATGATCTTTATCGTGTTCCACGGTGAAGAGAAAATTCATGCGCACGCGGGCAAAGGCATTACTCACCATCTGCCGCTGATTGTGCTGTTGGTTCTGTCCACCTTTATCGGTGCGATGATCACACCGCCACTGGCGGGCGTGTTGCCTCAGAACGAATTTGGCGAAAGCGGCAAAGTGGCGCTGGAAATCACCTCCGGTGTGGTCGCGATCGTCGGCATCCTGATTGCTGCGGCACTGTGGTTGGGTAAACGTCAGCTGGTGACCAGCATTGCCAACAGCGCGCCGGGCCGTTTCTTTGGCACATGGTGGTTTGCCGCCTGGGGCTTCGACTGGCTGTACGACAAGGTGTTCGTAAAACCTTATCTCGGCATTGCCTGGCTGCTGAAGCGCGATCCGCTGAACTCACTGATGA
Protein-coding sequences here:
- the nuoH gene encoding NADH-quinone oxidoreductase subunit NuoH: MSWLTPDVIDILIQILKTIVILLVVVGCGAFMSFAERRLLGLWQNRYGPNRVGWGGSLQLAADMIKMFFKEDWVPPFTDRFIFTLAPVIAFVSLLLAFAIVPVSPTWMVTDLNIGLLFFLMMAGLAVYAVLFAGWSSNNKYSLLGAMRASAQTLSYEVFLGLSLMGVVAQAGSFNMNAIVESQTHLWNIIPQFFGFVTFCIAGVAVCHRHPFDQPEAEQELADGYHIEYAGMKFGLFFVGEYVAITTVSALIVTLFFGGWHGPFLPPFIWFALKTAFFMVMFILIRAALPRPRYDQVLSFGWKVCLPLTLLNLLATAAVILYSAQ
- the nuoI gene encoding NADH-quinone oxidoreductase subunit NuoI; this encodes MTLKDIVVGFGTTVRSIWMIGMHAFAKRETQMYPEEPVYLPPRYRGRIVLTRDPDGEERCVACNLCAVACPVGCISLQKAETVDGRWYPEFFRINFSRCIFCGLCEEACPTTAIQLTPDFELGEFKRQDLVYEKQDLLISGPGKYPEYNFYRMAGMAIDGKEKGEAENEAKPIDVKSLLP
- the nuoJ gene encoding NADH-quinone oxidoreductase subunit J — encoded protein: MEFAFYLCGLVAVLTTLRVITHTNPVHALLYLIVSLLSIAGVFFSMGAYFAGALEIIVYAGAIMVLFVFVVMMLNLGKSQQDQEREWLKPSLWIGPGIVSLLLLAVMIYAISTAQDQGIDGTVIDAKAVGISLFGPYVLAVELASMLLLAGLVVAFHIGREERQGEVLSNRHADAHANKEDHA
- the nuoK gene encoding NADH-quinone oxidoreductase subunit NuoK, encoding MIPLQHGLMLAAVLFVLGLTSLVLRRNLLFMLIGLEIMINAAALALVVAGSYWGQADGQVMYILAISLAAAEASIGLALLLQLYRRRQTLNIDTVSEMRG
- the nuoL gene encoding NADH-quinone oxidoreductase subunit L, translating into MNLLYLTVLFPLIGFLLLAFSRGRWSENLSATVGMGSVGLAALTTIYVGFDFFSHGQQPFTQALWTWMHVGTFDIKVNLVLDGLSLTMLSVVTGVGFFIHMFASWYMRGEEGYSRFFAYTNLFIASMVVLVLADNLMLMYLGWEGVGLCSYLLIGFYYSNPENGKAAMKAFIITRVGDVFLAFALFILYNELGTLNFRELVELAPAHFAADNHMLQWATLMLLGGAVGKSAQLPLQTWLADAMAGPTPVSALIHAATMVTAGVYLIARSHGLFLLTPEVLHLVGIVGAITLVLAGFAALVQTDIKRVLAYSTMSQIGYMFLALGVQAWDAAIFHLMTHAFFKALLFLSSGSVILACHHEQNIFKMGGLRKSIPLVYTCFLVGGAALAALPLITAGFYSKDEILFGALANGHINLMVAGLVGAFLTSIYTFRMIFIVFHGEEKIHAHAGKGITHHLPLIVLLVLSTFIGAMITPPLAGVLPQNEFGESGKVALEITSGVVAIVGILIAAALWLGKRQLVTSIANSAPGRFFGTWWFAAWGFDWLYDKVFVKPYLGIAWLLKRDPLNSLMNLPALISRMGNKGLVVSENGYLRWYVASMSVGAVVVLALMLVI